One genomic window of Danio rerio strain Tuebingen ecotype United States chromosome 24, GRCz12tu, whole genome shotgun sequence includes the following:
- the si:ch211-171b20.3 gene encoding putative uncharacterized protein C8orf89 homolog isoform X1 → MKPYASVVRPKLMSLPIEASLMIQDITDARPSSTFSPPVSGYFSTADSRLNVFSGRPTHNSRDLKFHTVSSVKDGPLLPCIANDRAEFTKCTSQNNMPDRNISGRHFLFDKRWRNGTYMKHGIEEDVLNNHNPGALSQEFHVYHSHNLTKFAHRKELFPRDTRPRICDSSRSDYLESFPSILLPVTTPSISGRVCLSQNFKNRTRMKNSLFPIDANKTQSYLDPHLGATASFVQRLSEISSLEVETVRQEKMKRLRKINRQDS, encoded by the exons ATGAAGCCTTATGCCAGCGTCGTTAGACCCAAACTGATGTCACTGCCAATTGAAGCTTCTCTGATGATCCAGGACATTACAGACGCGCGACCCAGTTCAACCTTCAGTCCTCCGGTGTCTGGATATTTCTCCACCGCTGACTCCAGGCTGAACGTTTTCTCTGGGAGACCAACGCACA ATTCCAGGGATCTAAAGTTTCACACTGTCAGCTCTGTAAAGGATGG GCCTCTGCTCCCATGTATAGCCAATGATCGTGCAGAATTCACCAAATGTACCTCACAAAACAACATGCCTGACAGGAATATCTCTGGCCGccattttttatttgacaaacgATGGAGAAATGGAACATACATGAAACATGGTATTGAAG AAGATGTTCTGAATAACCACAACCCAGGTGCACTCTCTCAGGAGTTTCATGTTTATCACTCTCACAATTTAACCAAATTTGCCCATCGCAAAGAGCTTTTCCCACGTGACACAAGGCCCCGTATTTGCGA TTCTTCTAGGTCTGATTATTTGGAGTCATTTCCATCAATACTGTTACCAGTCACAACTCCCTCTATTAGTGGTCGAGTGTGTCTATcacaaaactttaaaaacag GACAAGGATGAAAAACAGCCTCTTTCCCATTGATGCTAACAAAA ctcagtcgTACCTTGATCCACACCTCGGGGCCACAGCCTCTTTTGTTCAGAGGCTCTCAGAGATTTCCTCTCTGGAAGTAGAAACAGTCCGGCAGGAGAAAATGAAGAGACTCAGAAAGATCAATAGGCAGGACTCTTAA
- the si:ch211-171b20.3 gene encoding putative uncharacterized protein C8orf89 homolog isoform X3, protein MKPYASVVRPKLMSLPIEASLMIQDITDARPSSTFSPPVSGYFSTADSRLNVFSGRPTHNSRDLKFHTVSSVKDGSSRSDYLESFPSILLPVTTPSISGRVCLSQNFKNRTRMKNSLFPIDANKTQSYLDPHLGATASFVQRLSEISSLEVETVRQEKMKRLRKINRQDS, encoded by the exons ATGAAGCCTTATGCCAGCGTCGTTAGACCCAAACTGATGTCACTGCCAATTGAAGCTTCTCTGATGATCCAGGACATTACAGACGCGCGACCCAGTTCAACCTTCAGTCCTCCGGTGTCTGGATATTTCTCCACCGCTGACTCCAGGCTGAACGTTTTCTCTGGGAGACCAACGCACA ATTCCAGGGATCTAAAGTTTCACACTGTCAGCTCTGTAAAGGATGG TTCTTCTAGGTCTGATTATTTGGAGTCATTTCCATCAATACTGTTACCAGTCACAACTCCCTCTATTAGTGGTCGAGTGTGTCTATcacaaaactttaaaaacag GACAAGGATGAAAAACAGCCTCTTTCCCATTGATGCTAACAAAA ctcagtcgTACCTTGATCCACACCTCGGGGCCACAGCCTCTTTTGTTCAGAGGCTCTCAGAGATTTCCTCTCTGGAAGTAGAAACAGTCCGGCAGGAGAAAATGAAGAGACTCAGAAAGATCAATAGGCAGGACTCTTAA
- the si:ch211-171b20.3 gene encoding putative uncharacterized protein C8orf89 homolog isoform X2, whose translation MKPYASVVRPKLMSLPIEASLMIQDITDARPSSTFSPPVSGYFSTADSRLNVFSGRPTHNSRDLKFHTVSSVKDGPLLPCIANDRAEFTKCTSQNNMPDRNISGRHFLFDKRWRNGTYMKHGIEEDVLNNHNPGALSQEFHVYHSHNLTKFAHRKELFPRDTRPRICDSSRSDYLESFPSILLPVTTPSISGRVCLSQNFKNRTRMKNSLFPIDANKIVP comes from the exons ATGAAGCCTTATGCCAGCGTCGTTAGACCCAAACTGATGTCACTGCCAATTGAAGCTTCTCTGATGATCCAGGACATTACAGACGCGCGACCCAGTTCAACCTTCAGTCCTCCGGTGTCTGGATATTTCTCCACCGCTGACTCCAGGCTGAACGTTTTCTCTGGGAGACCAACGCACA ATTCCAGGGATCTAAAGTTTCACACTGTCAGCTCTGTAAAGGATGG GCCTCTGCTCCCATGTATAGCCAATGATCGTGCAGAATTCACCAAATGTACCTCACAAAACAACATGCCTGACAGGAATATCTCTGGCCGccattttttatttgacaaacgATGGAGAAATGGAACATACATGAAACATGGTATTGAAG AAGATGTTCTGAATAACCACAACCCAGGTGCACTCTCTCAGGAGTTTCATGTTTATCACTCTCACAATTTAACCAAATTTGCCCATCGCAAAGAGCTTTTCCCACGTGACACAAGGCCCCGTATTTGCGA TTCTTCTAGGTCTGATTATTTGGAGTCATTTCCATCAATACTGTTACCAGTCACAACTCCCTCTATTAGTGGTCGAGTGTGTCTATcacaaaactttaaaaacag GACAAGGATGAAAAACAGCCTCTTTCCCATTGATGCTAACAAAA tcgTACCTTGA